A single genomic interval of Streptococcus oralis subsp. dentisani harbors:
- the tpiA gene encoding triose-phosphate isomerase — translation MSRKPFIAGNWKMNKNPEEAKAFVEAVASKLPSSDLVEAGIAAPAVDLTAVLAAAKGSNLKVAAQNCYFENAGAFTGETSPQVLKEIGTDYVVIGHSERRDYFHETDEDINKKAKAIFANGMLPIICCGESLETYEAGKAAEFVGAQVSAALAGLTAEQVAASVIAYEPIWAIGTGKSASQDDAQKMCKVVRDVVAADFGQEVADKVRVQYGGSVKPENVASYMACPDVDGALVGGASLEAESFLALLDFVK, via the coding sequence ATGTCACGTAAACCATTTATCGCTGGTAACTGGAAAATGAACAAAAATCCAGAAGAAGCAAAAGCATTCGTTGAAGCCGTTGCCTCAAAACTTCCTTCATCAGACCTTGTTGAAGCAGGTATCGCAGCTCCTGCAGTTGATTTGACAGCTGTTCTTGCTGCTGCTAAAGGTTCAAACCTTAAAGTTGCTGCTCAAAACTGCTACTTTGAAAATGCAGGTGCTTTCACTGGTGAAACTAGCCCACAAGTTTTGAAAGAAATCGGTACAGACTACGTTGTTATCGGTCACTCAGAACGTCGTGACTACTTCCATGAAACTGACGAAGATATCAACAAAAAAGCAAAAGCAATCTTTGCAAACGGTATGCTTCCAATCATCTGTTGTGGTGAGTCACTTGAAACTTACGAAGCTGGTAAAGCGGCTGAATTCGTAGGTGCTCAAGTATCTGCTGCATTGGCTGGATTGACAGCTGAACAAGTTGCTGCATCAGTTATCGCTTATGAGCCAATCTGGGCTATCGGTACTGGTAAATCAGCTTCACAAGACGATGCACAAAAAATGTGTAAAGTTGTTCGTGACGTTGTAGCTGCTGACTTTGGTCAAGAAGTTGCGGACAAAGTTCGTGTTCAATACGGTGGTTCAGTTAAACCTGAAAACGTTGCTTCATACATGGCTTGCCCAGACGTTGACGGTGCCCTTGTTGGTGGTGCGTCACTTGAAGCAGAAAGCTTCTTGGCTTTGCTTGACTTTGTAAAATAA
- a CDS encoding ABC transporter ATP-binding protein: protein MLYIWSYLKKYPKWLFLDFFGAVFFVIVNLGLPTVLARMIDEGVNKGNEHQLYVWATIMLVIILCGTLGRIVLSYAASKLTTNMVKDMRDDLYAKLQEYSHHEYEKIGVSSLVTRITSDAFVLMQFAEQTLKLGVITPMMMLSSILMIFLTSPSLAWIVAFAVPFLAVVVIYVAVKTRPLSEKQQKTLDKINQYARENLMGLRVIRAFAREEFQEERFAGQNAVYAANSNRLFKLTGLTEPLFVQIIIAMIVAIVWFALDPIKQGSLQIGDLVAFIEYSFHALLSFLFLSNLFTMYPRTAVSSERLKEVMDMPISIDSNEGGVRETATHGYLEFENVTFAYPGETENPVLHNISFSAKPGETIAFIGSTGSGKSSLVQLIPRFYDVTLGKIKVDGIDVRDYRLKSLRQKIGFIPQKALLFTGTIAENIRYGKEDASHKDLHQAADVAQAKDFIESREEGFATHLAEGGSNLSGGQKQRLSIARAVIKNPDIYIFDDSFSALDYRTDAILRRRLKEVTQNATVLIVAQRVGTIMDADQIIVLDKGEIVGRGRHEELMETNDIYREIAESQLKNASLTEE, encoded by the coding sequence ATGCTCTATATTTGGTCTTATTTGAAAAAATATCCCAAGTGGTTATTCCTGGATTTCTTTGGCGCGGTTTTCTTTGTTATCGTCAATCTTGGACTGCCAACTGTTCTGGCTCGGATGATTGATGAAGGTGTGAATAAAGGAAATGAACATCAATTGTATGTTTGGGCCACTATCATGCTGGTGATTATCCTATGTGGAACCTTGGGGCGTATAGTCTTGTCCTACGCAGCTAGTAAGCTGACGACCAATATGGTCAAGGATATGAGGGATGATCTCTATGCCAAATTACAAGAGTATTCTCATCATGAATATGAAAAGATAGGAGTATCTTCACTGGTTACTCGTATTACCAGTGATGCCTTTGTTCTCATGCAATTTGCAGAACAGACCTTAAAACTGGGTGTCATCACTCCCATGATGATGTTGTCTAGTATTTTAATGATCTTTTTGACCAGCCCGTCATTGGCTTGGATAGTAGCTTTTGCAGTACCTTTCTTGGCTGTGGTGGTTATTTATGTGGCTGTCAAGACTCGCCCTTTGTCAGAGAAACAGCAGAAAACTTTGGACAAAATCAATCAATACGCTCGTGAAAATCTGATGGGGCTTCGTGTCATTCGTGCCTTTGCTCGTGAGGAGTTTCAAGAAGAACGCTTTGCAGGACAAAATGCGGTCTATGCAGCTAATTCCAATCGTCTGTTTAAACTAACTGGCTTGACGGAACCCTTGTTTGTTCAGATTATCATTGCCATGATTGTGGCTATTGTCTGGTTTGCTCTGGATCCTATCAAACAAGGTAGTTTGCAAATTGGGGATCTAGTAGCCTTTATCGAATATAGTTTTCACGCCCTCTTGTCCTTCCTTTTCCTATCTAATCTCTTCACTATGTACCCTCGTACAGCTGTTTCGAGTGAACGGTTGAAAGAAGTCATGGATATGCCAATCTCTATTGATTCCAATGAAGGAGGCGTTAGAGAGACAGCAACCCACGGCTATTTGGAATTTGAAAATGTCACCTTTGCCTATCCTGGTGAGACGGAAAATCCTGTTTTGCACAATATTTCTTTCAGTGCTAAACCAGGTGAAACCATTGCTTTTATCGGATCGACCGGATCGGGCAAGTCCTCTCTTGTGCAATTGATTCCTCGTTTTTACGATGTCACGCTTGGGAAAATCAAAGTTGATGGTATCGATGTGAGAGATTATCGCCTCAAGTCTCTCCGTCAAAAGATTGGTTTTATTCCGCAGAAGGCCTTGCTCTTTACCGGAACTATCGCTGAAAATATCCGCTATGGGAAGGAAGATGCTAGTCACAAAGACCTACATCAGGCAGCAGATGTGGCGCAAGCCAAAGATTTTATCGAAAGCCGAGAAGAAGGCTTTGCGACCCATCTAGCTGAAGGTGGAAGCAATCTTTCTGGGGGACAGAAGCAACGTCTCTCAATTGCCCGAGCGGTTATAAAGAATCCTGATATCTATATTTTTGACGATTCTTTCTCAGCCTTGGACTATCGCACGGATGCCATTTTACGCCGTCGTCTCAAGGAAGTAACACAGAATGCTACGGTTTTAATCGTCGCTCAACGTGTCGGAACCATCATGGATGCGGATCAGATCATCGTTCTTGATAAAGGGGAAATCGTGGGTCGCGGTCGACATGAGGAATTGATGGAAACCAATGACATCTATCGTGAAATTGCTGAGTCGCAGTTGAAAAACGCATCGCTAACAGAAGAATAG
- a CDS encoding ABC transporter ATP-binding protein — protein MKTQSSLARLWSYLKAYRFSVFFAVFLKVLSVVMSVLEPFVLGLAITELTKNLLDMANGLAGAHINTGYIGTVLIIYLFRGLLYELGSYYSNYFMTNAVQSMTQDLRNEMTEKLNRIPVSFFDKHQFGDLLGRFTSDVETVSNALQQSFLQIVNVVLTIVLVMGMVLYLNFQLAIVVILSIPVTYFGARSILKRSQPYFKEQAAILGRMNGYVQENLTGFNVLKLYGREESSHKEFSKITDDLQRVGFKASFISGLMMPALHAVSDLTYLIVAVLGGLQVIAGRLTVGNMQAFVQYVWQVSQPIQNITQLAGQMQSAKSSLDRIFDILDETEEVKGEELEILEPLTGQVTFQHVDFQYVENKPLIRDFNLEVQPGEMVAIVGPTGAGKTTLINLLMRFYDVTAGAILVDGQDIRQLSRQDYRRQFGMVLQDAWLYEGTIKENLRFGNLDASDEEIIEAAKAANVDHFIRTLPSGYNMEMNQESSNISLGQKQLLTIARALLANPKILILDEATSSVDTRLELLIQKAMKRLMKGRTSFVIAHRLSTIQEADKILVLKDGQIIEQGNHESLLQEKGFYYDLYQSQFSSKSDQVS, from the coding sequence ATGAAAACACAATCTAGTTTGGCTCGTTTGTGGAGCTATTTGAAAGCCTACCGTTTTTCTGTCTTTTTTGCAGTCTTTCTAAAAGTTTTAAGCGTAGTCATGAGTGTCTTGGAGCCTTTTGTATTGGGGTTAGCCATTACGGAGTTGACAAAGAATCTCTTAGATATGGCTAATGGTCTTGCAGGCGCTCATATCAATACTGGCTACATCGGAACTGTTTTAATCATTTACCTCTTTAGAGGTCTCTTATATGAACTTGGGTCTTATTATTCCAACTATTTCATGACCAATGCAGTCCAGTCTATGACTCAGGATCTGCGAAATGAAATGACTGAAAAGCTCAATCGTATCCCAGTATCTTTCTTTGATAAACACCAATTTGGTGATTTGTTGGGGCGCTTTACCAGTGATGTTGAGACAGTGTCCAACGCTCTTCAACAGTCTTTCCTCCAAATTGTCAATGTCGTTCTGACGATTGTCCTTGTCATGGGAATGGTTTTATACTTGAACTTTCAACTGGCTATAGTGGTGATTCTATCCATTCCAGTGACCTATTTCGGTGCCAGAAGCATCCTGAAACGTTCTCAGCCTTATTTTAAAGAACAGGCGGCTATTTTAGGACGGATGAATGGCTATGTGCAGGAAAATCTTACAGGTTTTAATGTCTTGAAACTCTACGGTCGTGAGGAATCCTCTCATAAAGAATTTTCTAAGATTACAGACGACCTCCAACGTGTTGGCTTTAAAGCCAGCTTTATCTCTGGGCTCATGATGCCAGCCCTTCATGCTGTATCGGACTTGACCTATCTGATCGTTGCAGTTCTTGGTGGTTTGCAAGTGATTGCGGGTCGCTTGACAGTGGGGAATATGCAGGCCTTTGTTCAGTACGTTTGGCAGGTCAGCCAGCCTATCCAAAACATCACACAACTTGCGGGTCAAATGCAAAGTGCTAAGTCTTCGTTAGACCGCATCTTCGATATCTTGGATGAGACAGAGGAAGTCAAGGGAGAAGAACTCGAAATCCTTGAACCCTTAACAGGTCAGGTGACCTTCCAACATGTTGACTTCCAGTATGTTGAAAACAAACCATTGATTCGAGACTTTAATCTGGAAGTTCAACCGGGAGAGATGGTGGCGATTGTTGGTCCTACTGGAGCTGGTAAGACGACCTTGATCAATCTGCTTATGCGCTTTTACGATGTCACAGCAGGCGCAATCTTGGTTGACGGGCAGGATATTCGCCAGTTGTCACGACAAGACTACCGCCGTCAGTTTGGGATGGTCTTGCAGGATGCTTGGCTCTATGAAGGTACGATCAAAGAAAACCTACGTTTTGGAAATCTTGACGCCAGTGACGAAGAAATAATAGAAGCTGCCAAAGCGGCAAATGTAGATCACTTTATCCGAACGCTTCCTAGTGGTTACAACATGGAGATGAACCAAGAGTCCAGCAATATTTCCCTCGGACAAAAACAACTTTTGACCATCGCGCGTGCTCTCCTAGCCAATCCTAAAATTCTTATTTTGGATGAAGCGACTTCCTCTGTTGACACCCGTTTGGAACTTTTGATTCAAAAAGCCATGAAACGCTTGATGAAGGGAAGAACAAGCTTTGTCATCGCCCACCGTCTCTCTACTATTCAAGAAGCGGATAAGATTCTCGTTCTTAAGGATGGACAGATTATTGAGCAGGGAAATCATGAAAGCTTGCTCCAAGAAAAAGGCTTTTATTATGATCTGTACCAAAGCCAATTTTCGAGCAAATCTGATCAAGTCAGCTAA
- a CDS encoding Dps family protein, which yields MVELKKDALKDVTTLSKSAPEALAKTKEVLNQAVADLYVAHIALHQVHWYMRGRGFQVWHPKMDEYMDSLDGYLDEVSERLITLGGKPYSTLTEFLQHSEIEEEEGEFRNVEESLERVLAIYRYLITLFQKALDVTDEEGDDVTNDIFVGAKAELEKTVWMLAAELGQAPGL from the coding sequence ATGGTTGAATTGAAAAAAGATGCATTAAAAGACGTAACAACATTATCTAAATCAGCGCCTGAAGCGCTAGCAAAAACAAAGGAAGTGCTTAACCAAGCAGTAGCAGACTTGTATGTGGCTCACATTGCCCTTCACCAAGTACACTGGTACATGCGTGGTCGTGGTTTCCAAGTATGGCATCCTAAGATGGATGAATACATGGATAGCCTAGATGGTTACCTTGATGAAGTCAGCGAACGCTTGATTACACTTGGTGGCAAACCTTATTCAACTTTGACAGAATTCCTTCAACACAGTGAAATCGAAGAAGAAGAAGGAGAATTCCGTAACGTTGAAGAAAGCTTGGAACGTGTTCTAGCGATTTACCGCTACCTCATCACTCTTTTCCAAAAGGCTTTGGATGTGACTGATGAAGAAGGTGACGACGTTACAAACGATATCTTTGTTGGGGCTAAGGCTGAACTTGAGAAAACCGTTTGGATGCTTGCAGCAGAACTCGGACAAGCTCCTGGTTTGTAA
- a CDS encoding zinc ribbon domain-containing protein YjdM gives MNNLPNCPKCNSEYVYEDGSLLVCPECAYEWNPAEVAEVEEGVVAIDANGNKLADGDTVTLIKDLKVKGAPKDLKQGTRVKNIRIVEGDHNIDCKIDGFGAMKLKSEFVKKI, from the coding sequence ATGAACAACTTACCAAATTGTCCAAAATGTAATTCAGAATATGTCTACGAAGATGGAAGTCTCTTGGTCTGTCCAGAGTGTGCCTATGAGTGGAATCCTGCAGAAGTTGCAGAAGTAGAAGAAGGTGTTGTTGCTATCGATGCCAATGGAAATAAATTGGCTGACGGCGATACTGTAACTCTTATCAAGGATTTGAAAGTAAAAGGTGCGCCAAAGGATTTGAAACAAGGAACTCGTGTTAAAAATATCCGTATCGTAGAAGGTGACCACAACATCGATTGTAAGATTGATGGTTTTGGAGCTATGAAACTCAAATCAGAATTTGTTAAGAAAATCTAG
- a CDS encoding Pr6Pr family membrane protein: MKLNYKFIFYSRVLLFLAAFTGVYLEITKHGGFGMLLYYTVLSNLLVTIFTGYLLRVMSRSGENWQSPTLLRLKGGVTMSIMITCVIYHFMLAPIATDFYRVENFLCHYIVPLWFLADTLFFDKQCRYKIWDPVLWTILPLVYMIFALFNGLVLKLNIPNSKDNPFPYFFLNVNKGWDVVIKWCLIIFAAYMVAGFIFYLIKQIKRK, translated from the coding sequence ATGAAACTGAATTATAAATTTATCTTTTATAGTCGTGTGCTCTTGTTCTTAGCGGCATTTACAGGAGTTTATTTGGAGATTACCAAGCACGGTGGTTTTGGTATGCTCCTTTACTACACTGTGTTGTCCAATCTTTTGGTAACGATTTTCACGGGTTATCTGCTCCGTGTGATGAGCCGTTCAGGTGAAAATTGGCAAAGTCCGACCTTGCTTCGTCTCAAGGGTGGTGTTACCATGAGTATCATGATTACCTGTGTGATTTACCATTTTATGCTTGCTCCGATTGCGACAGACTTTTACCGTGTGGAAAATTTCCTTTGCCACTATATCGTTCCACTCTGGTTTTTAGCCGACACCCTCTTCTTTGATAAACAGTGTCGATACAAGATCTGGGATCCAGTCTTGTGGACCATCTTGCCCTTGGTTTATATGATTTTTGCCTTGTTTAACGGCCTGGTCTTAAAACTCAATATTCCGAATTCCAAGGACAATCCCTTCCCTTATTTCTTTTTAAATGTGAACAAGGGTTGGGACGTGGTTATCAAATGGTGTTTGATCATTTTTGCGGCGTATATGGTTGCAGGCTTTATCTTCTATCTGATCAAGCAAATCAAGCGAAAATAG
- a CDS encoding MFS transporter translates to MKQFLERASILALSLVLITSFSISSALPAMFDYYQGYPKEQIELLVSLPSFGIMIMLILNGFLERLFPERLQISLGLLILSIGGTAPFWYQDYNFVFAMRILFGLGVGMINAKAISIISERYHGKTRIQMLGLRGSAEVVGASILTLVVGQLLSLGWTVTFLAYSAGFLVLILYLLFVPYGKEKKETKKKEVEAARLTGQMKGLIFLLAVEAAVVVCTNTAITIRIPSLMVERGLGDAQIYSLVLSAMQLIGILAGVSFSFFISLFKERLLLWSGITFGLGQIVIAWSQSLGMMVIGSIVSGFAYSVALTTVFQILSERIPAKLLNQATSLAVLGCSFGAFTTPFVLGAVGMVTQNGMLVFTILGCWLIVTSVFVMFSLRKKA, encoded by the coding sequence ATGAAACAATTTTTAGAACGGGCTAGTATTTTGGCCCTCTCCCTCGTTTTGATTACCTCCTTTTCCATCTCGAGTGCTTTACCAGCCATGTTTGACTACTATCAAGGCTACCCCAAAGAACAAATCGAGCTCTTGGTCAGCCTTCCTTCTTTTGGAATCATGATCATGCTGATTTTAAATGGTTTTTTGGAACGTTTGTTTCCTGAGCGTCTTCAGATTAGTTTAGGGCTTCTCATCCTCTCTATCGGGGGAACAGCCCCCTTCTGGTATCAGGATTATAACTTTGTCTTTGCGATGCGGATTTTATTTGGTTTGGGTGTGGGGATGATCAATGCCAAGGCCATTTCTATTATCAGTGAACGCTATCATGGAAAGACACGGATCCAGATGCTGGGCCTTCGAGGATCGGCAGAAGTTGTCGGGGCGTCGATTTTGACTCTAGTGGTAGGTCAACTCTTATCCCTGGGATGGACAGTGACCTTCTTGGCCTACAGTGCGGGATTTTTAGTATTAATCCTTTATCTCCTATTTGTCCCTTATGGCAAAGAGAAGAAAGAGACTAAGAAAAAAGAGGTTGAAGCCGCTCGTCTCACAGGACAGATGAAAGGTTTGATTTTCCTTTTGGCTGTTGAAGCAGCAGTCGTTGTCTGCACCAACACAGCTATCACTATTCGTATCCCTAGTCTGATGGTTGAAAGAGGTCTAGGGGATGCTCAGATATATAGTTTGGTTCTGAGTGCCATGCAGTTAATTGGTATTTTGGCTGGTGTGAGTTTCTCATTCTTTATCTCGCTTTTCAAAGAAAGATTGCTCCTTTGGTCGGGTATCACCTTTGGATTGGGTCAGATTGTGATTGCCTGGTCTCAATCATTAGGGATGATGGTAATCGGTAGTATTGTCTCAGGTTTTGCCTACAGCGTAGCCTTGACCACTGTCTTTCAGATTTTATCGGAGAGAATTCCAGCCAAACTCCTTAATCAGGCAACTTCCTTAGCAGTATTAGGATGTAGCTTTGGTGCCTTTACCACACCATTCGTTCTGGGGGCTGTCGGTATGGTCACTCAAAACGGGATGCTGGTCTTCACCATTCTAGGATGCTGGTTAATAGTGACTTCCGTATTTGTCATGTTTTCTCTTCGAAAGAAAGCTTAG
- the truA gene encoding tRNA pseudouridine(38-40) synthase TruA: MTRYKAIISYDGYAFAGFQRQPHARSVQEEIEKTLTRLNKGRAITVHGAGRTDSGVHALGQVIHFDLPYQMDEEKLRFALDTQSPEDIDVISIEIVADDFHCRYAKHSKTYEFIVDRGRPKNPMRRHYATHFPYPLDVERMQAAIKKLEGTHDFTGFTASGTSVENKVRTITEASLSVDETGQFLTFTFSGNGFLYKQIRNMVGTMLKIGNNRMPVEQIDLILEKKDRQLAGPTAAPNGLYLKEIRYEE; encoded by the coding sequence ATGACAAGATATAAAGCAATCATTTCTTATGACGGTTACGCTTTTGCTGGTTTTCAGCGCCAGCCTCATGCGCGGAGCGTTCAGGAGGAAATCGAAAAAACGTTAACCAGATTAAATAAGGGGCGAGCCATCACTGTTCACGGTGCTGGTAGGACTGATAGTGGGGTTCATGCCCTGGGACAGGTTATTCATTTTGATCTGCCCTATCAGATGGATGAGGAAAAACTCCGTTTTGCTCTGGATACCCAGTCTCCAGAAGATATCGATGTGATTTCGATTGAGATTGTGGCAGATGACTTTCATTGCCGTTATGCTAAGCATAGCAAGACCTATGAGTTTATCGTGGATAGGGGGCGTCCCAAAAATCCTATGCGTCGTCACTATGCCACTCACTTTCCTTATCCACTCGATGTGGAACGGATGCAGGCGGCCATCAAAAAGCTAGAGGGAACCCATGATTTCACCGGTTTTACCGCCTCTGGGACTAGTGTAGAGAACAAGGTTCGAACCATTACAGAAGCCAGCCTTAGTGTTGATGAGACAGGCCAATTTTTGACCTTTACCTTTTCAGGAAATGGTTTCTTGTATAAGCAGATTCGCAATATGGTGGGGACAATGCTCAAAATCGGAAATAATCGAATGCCAGTTGAGCAGATTGACCTCATCTTGGAGAAGAAGGACAGGCAACTTGCAGGTCCCACGGCTGCACCGAATGGCTTGTATTT